From Actinosynnema mirum DSM 43827, a single genomic window includes:
- a CDS encoding WhiB family transcriptional regulator, which translates to MTSTARLPKPVTDVWDWQKDGLCRGRDSAVFFHPDNERGSARASRENRAKELCARCPVLAQCREHALAVQEPYGVWGGMGEDERRRIISATRRRVSAVA; encoded by the coding sequence ATGACCAGCACCGCACGCCTGCCCAAGCCCGTCACCGACGTCTGGGACTGGCAGAAGGACGGGCTCTGCCGGGGGCGGGACAGCGCGGTGTTCTTCCACCCGGACAACGAGCGCGGCTCGGCGCGCGCCTCGCGCGAGAACCGCGCCAAGGAGCTGTGCGCGCGCTGCCCGGTGCTGGCCCAGTGCCGCGAGCACGCGCTGGCCGTTCAGGAGCCCTACGGCGTGTGGGGCGGCATGGGCGAGGACGAGCGCAGGCGGATCATCTCCGCCACCCGCCGACGGGTGAGCGCCGTCGCCTGA
- a CDS encoding SigB/SigF/SigG family RNA polymerase sigma factor: protein MTAAEGGATKAASGKSSSQGDYDHLAPLFTRLAQTPASDPARERLRDELVTEHLPVARHIARRFGHRGEPHDDLVQVATVGLINAVDRFDPERGSDFLSFAVPTIMGEVRKYFRDSSWSVRMPRRLKELHLAINAGSARLSQELGRAPTPSELAQHLGLSREEVHEGLAAGNAYHSASLDDLLVADDSSISLGSTLGEEDPELEAIEQRESLHPLLEKLPERERRIVVMRFFGNMTQTQIAQKVGISQMHVSRLLAKTLRQLRDGLEQ, encoded by the coding sequence GTGACGGCGGCTGAAGGGGGCGCCACGAAGGCGGCGTCGGGCAAGTCGAGCAGCCAGGGCGACTACGACCACCTCGCCCCGCTGTTCACCCGGCTCGCCCAGACCCCGGCGAGCGACCCGGCGCGCGAGCGGCTGCGGGACGAGCTGGTCACCGAGCACCTGCCGGTGGCCAGGCACATCGCGCGCCGGTTCGGGCACCGGGGCGAGCCCCACGACGACCTGGTGCAGGTGGCCACCGTCGGGCTGATCAACGCGGTCGACCGGTTCGACCCGGAGCGCGGCAGCGACTTCCTGTCGTTCGCGGTGCCGACGATCATGGGCGAGGTGCGGAAGTACTTCCGCGACTCGTCCTGGTCGGTGCGGATGCCGCGCAGGCTCAAGGAGCTGCACCTGGCGATCAACGCCGGGTCGGCGCGGCTGTCGCAGGAGCTGGGCAGGGCGCCGACGCCCAGCGAGCTGGCGCAGCACCTGGGCCTGAGCCGCGAGGAGGTGCACGAGGGGCTGGCGGCGGGCAACGCCTACCACAGCGCCTCGCTGGACGACCTGCTCGTGGCCGACGACAGCTCCATCTCGCTGGGCAGCACGCTCGGCGAGGAGGACCCGGAGCTGGAGGCGATCGAGCAGCGCGAGTCGCTGCACCCGCTGCTGGAGAAGCTGCCGGAGCGGGAGCGGCGGATCGTGGTGATGCGGTTCTTCGGGAACATGACGCAGACCCAGATCGCGCAGAAGGTCGGCATCTCGCAGATGCACGTGTCGCGGCTGCTGGCCAAGACGCTGCGGCAGCTGCGGGACGGGCTGGAGCAGTAG
- a CDS encoding M50 family metallopeptidase: MSTIAQWAPAVLALVLVASPGVWRYARHTITIAHEGGHALIALLTGRRLQGIKLNSDTSGVTVSRGRPSGPGVVAMYFAGYVTPPLLGLGAAWLVTEGHVRQLLWATVVLLAAMLIMIRNVFGVFSVILTGGVMFVVSFYGTDDLKSGFALFVAWFLLLGGVRPVGELQSRRMRGKAPQSDADQLARITRVPGLVWVLLFAAVAIGSLFYGGQLLFPEF; the protein is encoded by the coding sequence ATGTCGACGATCGCGCAGTGGGCCCCCGCAGTGCTCGCCCTGGTCCTGGTGGCCAGTCCGGGCGTGTGGCGCTACGCCCGCCACACCATCACCATCGCCCACGAGGGCGGCCACGCGCTCATCGCGCTGCTCACCGGCCGCAGGCTCCAGGGCATCAAGCTCAACTCCGACACCTCCGGCGTCACCGTCTCGCGCGGCAGGCCGTCCGGACCGGGCGTGGTCGCGATGTACTTCGCGGGCTACGTCACCCCGCCGCTGCTCGGCCTCGGCGCCGCGTGGCTGGTCACCGAGGGGCACGTGCGCCAGCTGCTGTGGGCGACGGTCGTCCTGCTGGCCGCCATGCTGATCATGATCCGGAACGTCTTCGGCGTGTTCTCGGTGATCCTCACCGGGGGCGTGATGTTCGTCGTGTCCTTCTACGGGACCGACGACCTGAAGTCCGGGTTCGCGCTGTTCGTGGCCTGGTTCCTGCTGCTGGGCGGCGTGCGCCCGGTGGGGGAGCTGCAGAGCAGGCGGATGCGGGGCAAGGCGCCGCAGTCCGACGCCGACCAGCTCGCCCGCATCACCCGCGTGCCGGGGCTGGTGTGGGTGCTGCTGTTCGCCGCGGTGGCGATCGGGTCGCTGTTCTACGGCGGGCAGCTGCTGTTCCCCGAGTTCTAG
- a CDS encoding sensor histidine kinase, translating into MRRQFVVSGDAAAEARRRVLRELHDGVGPSLAAIALGLRAARELLPRDAAAAGRLLVALEEEAHGAVAEVRRLAADAQHPPVLARLGLVGAVRAHAGALAGRHPVVVEVEVVGELPELGADVEVAAYRIVCEALTNVVRHAGARRCAVWLRFTDRLRVEVVDDGVGLPREAGAAGEVAPAGVGLRSMRERAREVGGTWAAEVPERGGTRIAVELPVGG; encoded by the coding sequence ATGCGCCGCCAGTTCGTCGTGTCCGGGGACGCCGCCGCCGAGGCGCGGCGCCGGGTGCTGCGCGAGCTGCACGACGGGGTCGGGCCCTCGCTGGCCGCGATCGCGTTGGGCCTGCGCGCGGCGCGCGAGCTGCTGCCGCGCGACGCCGCCGCGGCGGGCAGGTTGCTGGTGGCGCTGGAGGAGGAGGCGCACGGCGCGGTCGCCGAGGTGCGCAGGCTCGCCGCCGACGCGCAGCACCCGCCGGTGCTGGCGCGGCTGGGGCTGGTGGGGGCGGTGCGGGCGCACGCGGGGGCGCTGGCCGGGCGGCACCCGGTGGTGGTGGAGGTGGAGGTCGTCGGGGAGCTGCCCGAGCTGGGGGCGGACGTCGAGGTCGCCGCCTACCGGATCGTGTGCGAGGCGCTGACGAACGTGGTGCGGCACGCGGGCGCCCGGCGCTGCGCGGTGTGGCTGCGGTTCACCGACCGGCTGCGGGTCGAGGTCGTGGACGACGGGGTCGGCCTGCCGCGCGAGGCGGGAGCAGCGGGCGAGGTGGCGCCTGCGGGCGTGGGGCTGCGGTCGATGCGGGAGCGGGCGCGCGAGGTGGGCGGCACGTGGGCCGCCGAGGTCCCCGAGCGGGGTGGCACGCGCATCGCGGTCGAGCTGCCCGTGGGCGGGTGA
- a CDS encoding DUF1996 domain-containing protein: protein MRAIILGLALLLTLAACATDDRYLPIDEAPRVPPAPVVSADASTGTFTISCGRNEGRHLNADNVVISPGRPNGAHHTHEYVGNESTDYASTDSSLAASPTTCAHEDRSAYYWPVLRLTDTTGHDEHQPGGGVHGNTGEVLPPEEVVVTYRGNAAGRVLGMPAGLRLITGDPAAFTNGGGRARWGCVGVDRVTDRYPRCEAGSGVERTFEFPSCWDGRNVDSVNHRGHAVFPLGGQVCPAGTFPVPALTVRVVYRVPEGRPYAIDSFPEQLRDPRTDHAMLVSALPGGLVERIRGCLNRGEVCG from the coding sequence GTGAGGGCGATCATCCTTGGGCTGGCGCTGCTCCTGACGCTGGCCGCCTGCGCGACGGACGACCGCTACCTGCCCATCGACGAGGCCCCACGCGTGCCACCGGCGCCGGTGGTGTCGGCGGACGCGTCGACCGGGACGTTCACGATCTCCTGCGGTCGCAACGAGGGGCGCCACCTCAACGCGGACAACGTGGTCATCTCACCGGGCCGCCCGAACGGCGCGCACCACACGCACGAGTACGTCGGCAACGAGTCGACGGACTACGCGTCGACGGACAGCTCGCTGGCGGCGTCCCCGACGACCTGCGCCCACGAGGACCGGTCCGCGTACTACTGGCCGGTGCTGCGGCTGACCGACACCACGGGGCACGACGAGCACCAGCCGGGTGGGGGTGTGCACGGGAATACGGGGGAGGTCCTGCCGCCGGAGGAGGTGGTGGTGACCTACCGGGGGAATGCGGCGGGGCGTGTTCTGGGGATGCCCGCTGGACTGCGCCTGATCACGGGTGACCCGGCGGCGTTCACCAATGGGGGAGGGCGGGCGCGGTGGGGGTGCGTGGGGGTGGACCGGGTGACGGACCGGTATCCGCGGTGCGAGGCGGGGAGCGGGGTGGAGCGCACGTTCGAGTTCCCGAGCTGCTGGGACGGGAGGAACGTGGACAGCGTGAACCACCGGGGGCACGCGGTGTTCCCCCTGGGTGGGCAGGTGTGTCCGGCGGGGACGTTTCCGGTGCCCGCGCTGACGGTGCGGGTGGTGTACCGGGTGCCGGAGGGGCGGCCTTATGCGATCGACAGCTTTCCGGAGCAGTTGCGGGACCCTCGGACGGATCACGCGATGTTGGTGTCGGCGTTGCCAGGGGGGCTTGTGGAGCGGATCCGGGGGTGTTTGAACAGGGGGGAGGTGTGCGGTTGA
- a CDS encoding PadR family transcriptional regulator, producing MTLPTRLVLGVLLEDADRPRYGLELCRTTGLPSGTVHPILARLELRGWVCSEWEEVDPREQGRPRRRYYRLVPDAVPVAQTAVARAHRSLERLRRSADGA from the coding sequence ATGACGCTGCCGACCCGGCTCGTCCTCGGCGTGCTGCTCGAGGACGCCGACCGGCCCCGGTACGGGTTGGAGCTGTGCCGCACCACCGGGTTGCCCAGCGGCACCGTGCACCCCATCCTCGCCAGGCTCGAACTGCGCGGGTGGGTGTGCAGCGAGTGGGAGGAAGTCGACCCGCGCGAGCAGGGTCGGCCGCGCAGGCGCTACTACCGGCTGGTCCCCGACGCGGTCCCGGTGGCGCAGACCGCCGTCGCTCGGGCGCACCGGTCGCTGGAGCGGTTGCGGCGCAGCGCCGACGGGGCCTGA
- a CDS encoding aldo/keto reductase has product MRTARLGALEVSALCLGTLPFGSGVDEGTSFAILDRFAEAGGTFLDTANNYVSWTEEGTGDESEAVLGRWLAARGNRDSVVLGTKVGARPAASGPGQAGTGYEGLSAGVVEAGIEGSLRRLGTDRVDVYYSHVEDRSVDLAETLGAFAGLVARGSVREIACSNHATWRIERARAVSGANGWPAYAAAQLRFSYLRPRPGYRLPESGHVLMTGELLDFARSEGDFALVAYSALQFGQYAGRPLREENRHVGNERRLAVLGEVADELGLTRNQVVLGWVMAQGVVPVVGVSSVAQVDEALGAADLVLPEEVLARLDAAA; this is encoded by the coding sequence ATGAGGACTGCGCGCCTGGGGGCGCTGGAGGTCAGTGCGCTGTGCCTGGGGACCCTGCCGTTCGGGTCCGGTGTGGACGAGGGGACCTCGTTCGCGATCCTGGACCGGTTCGCCGAGGCGGGCGGGACGTTCCTGGACACGGCGAACAACTACGTCTCGTGGACCGAGGAGGGCACGGGGGACGAGAGCGAGGCCGTGCTGGGGCGGTGGCTCGCCGCGCGCGGCAACCGGGACTCGGTGGTGCTGGGCACGAAGGTCGGGGCGCGGCCCGCGGCGTCGGGGCCGGGGCAGGCCGGGACGGGGTACGAGGGGCTGTCGGCCGGGGTGGTCGAGGCCGGGATCGAGGGGAGCCTGCGGCGGCTGGGCACCGACCGGGTCGACGTGTACTACAGCCACGTGGAGGACCGGTCCGTCGACCTGGCGGAGACGCTGGGGGCGTTCGCGGGGCTCGTGGCGCGCGGGTCGGTGCGGGAGATCGCGTGCAGCAACCACGCGACGTGGCGGATCGAGCGGGCGCGGGCGGTGTCCGGGGCCAACGGGTGGCCCGCGTACGCGGCGGCCCAGCTGCGGTTCAGCTACCTGCGGCCCCGGCCGGGGTACCGGCTGCCCGAGTCCGGGCACGTGCTGATGACCGGGGAGCTGCTGGACTTCGCCCGGAGCGAGGGGGACTTCGCGCTGGTGGCGTACTCGGCGCTCCAGTTCGGGCAGTACGCGGGCAGGCCGCTGCGCGAGGAGAACCGGCACGTGGGCAACGAGCGGCGCCTGGCGGTGCTCGGGGAGGTCGCGGACGAGCTGGGGCTGACCCGGAACCAGGTGGTGCTGGGCTGGGTGATGGCGCAGGGCGTGGTGCCGGTGGTGGGGGTGTCGTCGGTCGCGCAGGTCGACGAGGCGCTCGGGGCCGCCGACCTGGTGCTGCCCGAGGAGGTCCTGGCGCGGTTGGACGCGGCTGCCTGA
- a CDS encoding DUF4383 domain-containing protein produces the protein MTHSTTTGTASGRVKVAGLQPAQVLTALLAVLLLAAGVVGFVRTGFGDFAGDRHAEVFGFHVNPLHNTVHLATGVLGLLMASGSALSRLYGWIVLLAYGAVTAWGLMITGVLSVNPVSGLGNPLAINNADNGLHAGLALAGLVIAILPARRKIVVDEPAYEPEAHHDDTVRGNRFDQPTLHHPAPEREVPKPRVEAMDPTVDASKATTGKVDPVAGDTRPVQTRGGDTRPTRTQPVDAPGARPTR, from the coding sequence ATGACCCACTCGACCACCACCGGAACCGCCTCCGGTCGCGTCAAGGTCGCAGGCCTGCAACCGGCCCAAGTCCTCACCGCCCTGCTGGCCGTCCTGCTCCTGGCCGCCGGCGTCGTCGGCTTCGTCCGCACCGGCTTCGGCGACTTCGCGGGCGACCGGCACGCCGAGGTCTTCGGCTTCCACGTCAACCCGCTCCACAACACCGTCCACCTGGCGACCGGCGTCCTGGGCCTGCTCATGGCGAGCGGTTCCGCGCTGTCCCGCCTCTACGGCTGGATCGTCCTGCTGGCCTACGGCGCGGTCACCGCGTGGGGCCTGATGATCACCGGCGTGCTGTCGGTCAACCCGGTCTCGGGCCTCGGCAACCCGCTGGCGATCAACAACGCCGACAACGGCCTGCACGCGGGCCTGGCACTCGCCGGTCTGGTCATCGCGATCCTCCCGGCCCGCCGCAAGATCGTGGTCGACGAGCCCGCCTACGAGCCCGAGGCGCACCACGACGACACCGTCCGGGGCAACCGCTTCGACCAGCCGACGCTGCACCACCCCGCCCCTGAGCGCGAGGTGCCCAAGCCCAGGGTCGAGGCCATGGACCCGACGGTCGACGCCTCGAAGGCCACCACCGGGAAGGTCGACCCCGTGGCGGGCGACACCCGTCCGGTGCAGACCAGGGGCGGCGACACCCGACCCACCCGCACCCAGCCCGTGGACGCGCCGGGAGCGCGCCCCACGCGCTGA
- a CDS encoding response regulator: MRPLRVLVVDDHPMFRFGLSAVLASSPEITVVGEASGGGMGVELAAALRPDVVVMDLNMPDLGGVEATRRVVAEHPGARVLVLTMFDDDDSVFAAMRAGALGYLLKASQPQQIVRAVRAVSEGEAIFSPAIAGRLLAYFGAPAQPRPETFPELTSREREVLRLMAGGEGNGAIARGLVLSPKTVRNHVSNILRKLHVADRAEAVARAREAGMGQR, translated from the coding sequence GTGCGACCGCTGCGGGTGCTGGTGGTGGACGACCACCCGATGTTCCGGTTCGGGCTGTCGGCGGTGCTGGCGTCCTCACCGGAGATCACCGTGGTCGGCGAGGCGTCGGGCGGCGGGATGGGCGTCGAGCTGGCGGCGGCGCTGCGGCCGGACGTGGTCGTGATGGACCTGAACATGCCGGACCTGGGCGGGGTGGAGGCGACGCGGCGCGTCGTGGCCGAGCACCCCGGCGCGCGGGTCCTGGTGCTGACGATGTTCGACGACGACGACTCGGTGTTCGCGGCGATGCGCGCGGGCGCGCTCGGCTACCTGCTGAAGGCCTCGCAGCCGCAGCAGATCGTGCGGGCGGTGCGGGCGGTGTCCGAGGGCGAGGCGATCTTCAGCCCGGCGATCGCGGGCCGGTTGCTGGCGTACTTCGGCGCACCCGCGCAGCCGCGTCCCGAGACGTTCCCGGAGCTGACGTCGCGGGAGCGCGAGGTGCTGCGGCTGATGGCAGGCGGCGAGGGCAACGGGGCGATCGCGCGGGGGCTGGTGCTGAGCCCGAAGACGGTGCGCAACCACGTGTCGAACATCCTGCGGAAGCTGCACGTGGCCGACCGGGCGGAAGCGGTGGCGCGGGCCCGCGAGGCCGGGATGGGACAACGATGA
- a CDS encoding zf-HC2 domain-containing protein: protein MTGTHDSSRVPQLLGAHVLGVLEEAEVREVEAHLATCPTCRDEVNGLRAMEKALGEVPPEALLDGPPDGGDLLLRRTLRQVGQERQVRASRRRVGTGVAAAAVVAVVLGGGFAVGRGTAPTDDAALSTPTPVPSAPPSGTRLGAGADQATGARMTVQVRPAAGWVRVNASVAGIPKGEQCRIVVVAKDGTTQDAGSWLVSEAGEKDGTTLDGSALIAPEDVAAVEVRDFDGRTFVSVPV from the coding sequence ATGACCGGGACTCACGACAGCAGCCGCGTCCCGCAACTGCTCGGCGCGCACGTGCTGGGAGTGCTGGAGGAGGCGGAGGTGCGCGAGGTGGAAGCCCACTTGGCGACCTGCCCGACCTGCCGCGACGAGGTGAACGGGCTGAGGGCGATGGAGAAGGCGCTGGGCGAGGTCCCGCCCGAGGCGCTGCTGGACGGACCACCGGACGGCGGCGACCTGCTGCTGCGGCGCACGCTGCGGCAGGTCGGGCAGGAGCGCCAGGTCCGCGCCTCGCGCAGGCGGGTCGGCACGGGCGTGGCCGCCGCCGCGGTCGTCGCGGTCGTGCTCGGCGGCGGCTTCGCGGTCGGCCGGGGCACCGCCCCCACCGACGACGCCGCCCTCTCGACCCCCACGCCCGTCCCGTCCGCGCCACCGTCCGGCACCCGCCTCGGCGCCGGGGCCGACCAGGCCACCGGTGCCCGGATGACCGTCCAGGTCAGGCCCGCCGCGGGCTGGGTCAGGGTCAACGCCTCGGTCGCGGGCATCCCGAAGGGCGAGCAGTGCCGCATCGTCGTCGTGGCCAAGGACGGCACGACGCAGGACGCGGGCAGCTGGCTCGTCTCCGAGGCAGGGGAGAAGGACGGCACCACCCTGGACGGCTCGGCCCTGATCGCCCCCGAGGACGTCGCCGCCGTCGAGGTGCGCGACTTCGACGGCAGGACGTTCGTGTCCGTCCCAGTGTGA
- a CDS encoding radical SAM protein has translation MFQVHPTRLCTLRCLHCYSSSGPDVAESLPIGVLGPAVRAAATLGYDVLNVSGGEPLLYPELRALVGAARDAGMRTIVTTNGLSLSPRRIALLREVDLVAVSVDGTRADHDRLRGEPGAHERALAGVRRLTEAGVPVGVVTTLTKSGTTKLGEVADQVAAAGALLLQVRPLEPEGAGRRLLLERPGAVELAYAAVELGRVAAEHGLAVQLDAVPRTALLRDRASFTAANATGALGAWLTPLVVEANGAVVPAAHGFDRRYALGSLVDRPLAELAATWDPAPYRELCARTWEHLTDSRTGPLVAWYGHLLRASRARVGCP, from the coding sequence GTGTTCCAAGTTCACCCGACCCGGTTGTGCACCCTGCGGTGCCTGCACTGCTACTCCAGCTCCGGTCCGGACGTCGCCGAGTCCTTGCCGATCGGAGTCCTCGGACCGGCCGTCCGCGCCGCCGCGACCCTCGGCTACGACGTCCTGAACGTCTCCGGCGGCGAACCGCTCCTGTACCCGGAGCTGCGGGCGCTGGTGGGCGCCGCGCGCGACGCCGGGATGCGCACGATCGTGACCACCAACGGGCTCTCCCTGTCCCCGCGCCGGATCGCGCTGCTGCGCGAGGTCGACCTGGTGGCCGTGTCGGTCGACGGGACCAGGGCCGACCACGACCGCCTGCGCGGCGAACCGGGCGCCCACGAGCGCGCGCTGGCGGGCGTCCGCAGGCTCACCGAGGCGGGCGTCCCGGTGGGCGTGGTGACCACCCTGACCAAGTCGGGCACGACCAAGCTGGGCGAGGTGGCGGACCAGGTCGCGGCGGCGGGCGCGCTCCTGCTCCAGGTCCGCCCGCTGGAACCGGAGGGCGCGGGCCGCCGCCTGCTGCTCGAACGCCCCGGCGCGGTGGAGCTGGCCTACGCGGCGGTGGAGCTGGGCAGGGTCGCGGCGGAGCACGGCCTCGCGGTCCAGCTCGACGCCGTCCCCCGAACCGCCCTGCTGCGCGACCGCGCGTCGTTCACGGCGGCGAACGCCACGGGCGCCCTGGGCGCCTGGCTGACCCCGCTGGTGGTGGAGGCGAACGGCGCGGTCGTCCCGGCGGCCCACGGCTTCGACCGCCGCTACGCCCTGGGCTCCCTCGTGGACCGCCCGCTGGCCGAGCTGGCCGCGACCTGGGACCCGGCCCCGTACCGGGAGCTGTGCGCGCGCACCTGGGAGCACCTGACCGACAGCCGGACCGGGCCGCTGGTCGCCTGGTACGGCCACCTGCTGCGCGCGTCCAGGGCCCGCGTCGGCTGCCCCTGA
- a CDS encoding sigma-70 family RNA polymerase sigma factor — protein sequence MAALWSRKRETAADEALIRTLYEEHGRALLAYATRLTGDRAAAEDVVQETLVRAWRHPEALVNGKGSVRGWLLTVARNIITDRVRARAARPQEVAESPGTTPVARDHAEAVVDSVVVLEALHQLSSDHRDVLLEIYFRGRSVTEAAEALGVPPGTVKSRSHYALRALRETFTGVSLKEVAG from the coding sequence ATGGCGGCTCTGTGGTCCCGCAAACGGGAGACCGCGGCCGACGAGGCCCTGATCAGGACCCTCTACGAGGAGCACGGTCGGGCGTTGCTGGCGTACGCCACGCGGTTGACCGGTGATCGGGCGGCGGCTGAGGACGTCGTCCAGGAGACCCTCGTCAGGGCTTGGCGGCACCCCGAGGCGCTGGTCAACGGCAAGGGTTCGGTGCGCGGGTGGTTGTTGACGGTCGCGCGCAACATCATCACCGACCGGGTCCGCGCCCGCGCCGCGCGACCGCAGGAGGTCGCGGAGTCGCCCGGCACCACCCCGGTCGCCCGCGACCACGCGGAGGCCGTGGTCGACTCGGTCGTCGTCCTGGAGGCGCTGCACCAGCTCTCCTCGGACCACCGCGACGTCCTGCTGGAGATCTACTTCCGGGGGCGCAGCGTCACCGAGGCCGCCGAGGCGCTCGGGGTGCCGCCGGGAACGGTGAAGTCGAGATCGCACTACGCGCTCAGAGCACTGCGCGAGACCTTCACCGGGGTCTCGCTGAAGGAGGTGGCGGGATGA
- a CDS encoding response regulator transcription factor, which translates to MIVEQQQLSVVLHATDSITRAGVTAALRARPEVRLVDPEDSARGEAQVALVVLERLDSDAQQLLRRLQVGEGPGIVLVAGDVADSDLLNAVSSGVSAVVRRSEATPETLVRLLKATAAGEGALPPDLLGKLLNRVSRLQRNVLHPNGWTMAGMSNRETEVLRLIADGYETREIAERLCYSQRTVKSILHDITNRFGLRNRAHAVAYALREGLI; encoded by the coding sequence ATGATCGTGGAGCAGCAGCAGTTGTCGGTCGTCCTGCACGCGACCGACTCGATCACGAGAGCCGGGGTGACGGCGGCGCTGCGGGCGCGGCCGGAGGTCAGGCTCGTCGATCCCGAGGACAGCGCTCGGGGAGAGGCCCAGGTGGCGCTGGTCGTCCTGGAGCGGTTGGACTCGGACGCGCAGCAGCTGCTGCGCAGGCTCCAGGTGGGCGAGGGCCCCGGCATCGTGCTGGTGGCCGGGGACGTGGCGGACTCGGACCTGCTGAACGCCGTCAGCAGCGGGGTGTCCGCGGTGGTGCGCCGCTCGGAGGCGACGCCGGAGACGCTGGTGCGGCTGCTGAAGGCGACCGCCGCCGGTGAGGGCGCGCTCCCGCCGGACCTGCTCGGGAAGCTGCTGAACCGGGTGTCCCGCTTGCAGCGCAACGTCCTGCACCCCAACGGCTGGACGATGGCGGGCATGTCGAACCGGGAGACCGAGGTGCTGCGGCTGATTGCCGACGGGTACGAGACGCGGGAGATCGCCGAGCGGCTGTGCTACTCGCAGCGGACGGTCAAGTCCATCCTGCACGACATCACCAACCGGTTCGGCCTGCGCAACCGGGCGCACGCGGTGGCCTACGCGCTGCGCGAGGGCCTGATCTAG